Proteins encoded within one genomic window of Bdellovibrio sp. ArHS:
- the mnmH gene encoding tRNA 2-selenouridine(34) synthase MnmH, with product MNRIEFSQYKNLFLSGAPLIDVRAPVEFAQGHLPGAVNLPILNDEERALIGTTYKREGQDAAVALGYQIVSGSVKEARVRQWQQFVQAHPDTVVYCFRGGKRSQITQAWLAEVGIQVPLIAGGYKKARQFFSDQLNDFCLHRELLVVSGPTGSGKTELLKEVNKFRPTLDLEFLARHRGSAFGSLPTPQPTQVDFEISLALECLKLEDKRTSDVRPVVEDESRLIGRVCQPKDFFERLRSSEVLWLEEPFEARVQNIFSDYVINTDIGRSASPHFRCAEEEQILRSQALNLFAKYRQAVLSIHRKLGGARSQEVLADLEQAESKFLQHADLEPNKVWIEKLLQYYYDPLYLSSLERRQVHVLFKGPRKDVVAFLQSLSR from the coding sequence TTGAATAGAATTGAATTTTCACAGTACAAGAATCTTTTCCTTTCCGGCGCTCCTTTAATTGATGTGCGTGCGCCCGTGGAATTTGCGCAAGGGCATTTGCCCGGGGCCGTGAATCTTCCCATTTTAAACGATGAAGAAAGAGCTCTTATCGGGACAACCTATAAGCGCGAGGGGCAAGACGCCGCCGTGGCTTTGGGCTATCAGATTGTGTCTGGATCGGTGAAGGAAGCTCGGGTGCGACAGTGGCAACAGTTTGTGCAAGCCCATCCCGACACCGTGGTTTACTGTTTTCGCGGGGGCAAACGCTCTCAAATCACGCAAGCGTGGTTGGCGGAAGTGGGGATTCAGGTTCCTCTCATCGCGGGTGGTTATAAAAAAGCCCGGCAGTTTTTTTCAGATCAGTTGAATGACTTTTGTCTGCACCGTGAGCTTCTGGTGGTTTCCGGTCCTACCGGAAGCGGTAAAACCGAACTCTTGAAAGAGGTGAACAAGTTTCGTCCAACTTTGGATTTAGAATTTTTGGCGCGTCATCGCGGCTCGGCCTTTGGTTCTTTGCCGACGCCACAGCCGACCCAAGTCGACTTCGAAATTTCCTTGGCTTTGGAGTGTTTAAAGCTTGAGGACAAAAGGACTTCAGATGTTCGCCCTGTGGTGGAGGATGAAAGTCGCTTGATCGGGCGGGTCTGCCAACCCAAAGACTTCTTTGAAAGACTGCGCAGTTCTGAGGTCTTGTGGCTGGAAGAACCGTTTGAGGCACGAGTGCAGAATATCTTTTCTGATTATGTGATTAACACGGACATTGGCCGAAGCGCCTCGCCGCATTTTCGGTGCGCGGAAGAAGAGCAGATTTTGCGAAGTCAGGCGTTGAATCTGTTTGCGAAATACCGTCAGGCTGTTTTGTCGATCCACAGAAAGCTGGGCGGGGCCAGAAGTCAGGAAGTTCTTGCCGATCTGGAGCAGGCGGAGTCTAAGTTTTTGCAGCATGCCGACCTTGAACCGAACAAAGTGTGGATCGAAAAGCTGCTCCAGTACTACTATGATCCTTTATACCTTTCGTCTTTAGAGCGCCGACAAGTCCATGTGCTGTTCAAAGGTCCTCGAAAAGACGTTGTCGCCTTCCTGCAAAGCCTTTCCCGTTAG
- a CDS encoding FKBP-type peptidyl-prolyl cis-trans isomerase yields the protein MNKLVLGGLVVAAMAFTTACQKKVKLDTDMKKASYAIGQQIGGNLKQQNIDFDADALAQALKDASAGKNEMSKEDMQAAMMKLQEMAMKKQQEAAEGNAKAGKDFLEKNKSAAGVKTTASGLQYITEKEGTGASPKKEDVVKVHYKGTLTNGEQFDSSYDRGQPAEFPVGGVIPGWTEALQLMKVGGKAKLFIPPELAYGPSGRPGIPPNSVLVFDVELIDIVKQDTKKKK from the coding sequence ATGAATAAGTTAGTACTTGGCGGTCTCGTTGTAGCTGCTATGGCATTTACAACTGCTTGCCAAAAGAAAGTTAAGCTCGACACTGATATGAAAAAGGCGAGCTATGCTATCGGTCAACAAATCGGTGGTAACTTGAAACAACAAAACATCGATTTCGATGCGGACGCTTTGGCGCAAGCTTTGAAAGATGCATCTGCGGGTAAAAACGAAATGTCTAAAGAAGACATGCAAGCCGCGATGATGAAACTTCAAGAAATGGCGATGAAGAAACAACAAGAAGCTGCTGAAGGTAATGCTAAAGCAGGCAAAGACTTCTTGGAAAAAAACAAATCAGCGGCTGGCGTGAAAACCACGGCTTCTGGTCTTCAGTACATCACTGAAAAAGAAGGCACAGGCGCTTCGCCAAAAAAAGAAGACGTAGTTAAAGTTCACTACAAAGGTACTTTGACGAACGGCGAACAGTTCGATTCTTCTTACGATCGTGGTCAACCTGCTGAATTCCCAGTAGGCGGCGTGATCCCAGGTTGGACAGAAGCTCTTCAATTGATGAAAGTTGGCGGCAAAGCAAAACTTTTCATCCCACCTGAATTGGCTTACGGTCCTTCTGGTCGTCCTGGTATCCCACCAAATTCAGTTTTGGTTTTCGACGTTGAGTTGATCGATATCGTTAAACAAGATACAAAAAAGAAAAAATAA
- the pdxH gene encoding pyridoxamine 5'-phosphate oxidase: MIDISIDPFQHFDRLLKEAIAKQVPEANAMSVATVDEKGVPSVRIVYLKEVSKGGFVFYGNYLSHKGKDIEANPTLCLNFYWPVLWQQIRITGKAEKISAEESDAYFATRPRLSQIGAWASHQSEVIPDRDWLARRVAEYEKQFDGQVVSRPPHWGGWRVIPTEIEFWFGLSGRLHERFIYQKTDSGWKTFQRSP; this comes from the coding sequence ATGATCGATATATCGATAGATCCTTTTCAGCATTTTGATCGCCTCCTTAAAGAGGCGATCGCAAAGCAAGTTCCTGAGGCCAATGCTATGTCTGTGGCCACAGTGGATGAAAAGGGTGTGCCCTCCGTTCGCATCGTCTATCTTAAAGAGGTGTCGAAGGGGGGCTTTGTTTTTTATGGCAATTACCTAAGCCATAAAGGAAAAGACATTGAAGCCAATCCCACGCTTTGTCTGAATTTCTACTGGCCTGTTTTATGGCAGCAAATCCGTATCACCGGAAAGGCCGAAAAAATTTCGGCTGAGGAAAGCGATGCCTACTTCGCGACGCGTCCGCGTCTGAGTCAAATCGGAGCCTGGGCTTCCCATCAAAGTGAAGTCATCCCGGATCGGGACTGGTTAGCACGACGTGTGGCGGAATATGAAAAGCAATTTGATGGCCAAGTGGTCTCACGTCCTCCGCATTGGGGTGGTTGGCGAGTAATCCCAACCGAAATCGAATTCTGGTTCGGTTTGAGCGGCCGTCTGCATGAACGCTTTATTTATCAAAAAACAGATTCTGGCTGGAAGACTTTTCAGCGCAGTCCTTGA